A stretch of the Microcoleus sp. bin38.metabat.b11b12b14.051 genome encodes the following:
- a CDS encoding branched-chain amino acid ABC transporter substrate-binding protein, with the protein MQKQKQQTNQPMNFSQKSGKSATPSKTHTTENLRVPRLRKILLAAGIASLCASCQSPQTPTATTTPGSTPGSTPAATPVAVSTPGDPNTVKIVSMLPMTGSALGQAQTMVNGIKQALAETDSKACDGKIKIEYEVLDDATAAAGKWDPSQVTSNSNKVAADGSVVAAIGHYNSGAAKLSIPVLNQANVVMISPANTYPGLTKPGKGEPKEPNVYYPAGTRNFTRVVPADDLQGSVAGNWAKSLGVQKVFILDDQELYGKGIADVFEATAKKLGIQVLGREGIDIKASDYKALMNKIKALNPDMIYFGGTTQSNAGQIIKDMRNVGMTAEAVKLMGPDGIKEQALIDAGGKDAEGVYATFGGLPPKELTGEGAKWYESYKAKYNAEPEAYAAYAYESAKVAIAAINKVCKNDRAAIRDAVLATKDFNGVLGNWSFDANGDTSLAVMSGNVVKGGKWEFVSALKAE; encoded by the coding sequence ATGCAAAAACAGAAGCAACAAACCAACCAACCTATGAACTTTTCCCAGAAATCAGGCAAAAGTGCCACACCCTCAAAAACGCACACAACCGAGAATCTCCGTGTACCACGATTGCGGAAAATACTTTTAGCTGCCGGCATAGCCTCTCTTTGCGCTAGCTGTCAAAGTCCTCAAACACCCACCGCCACAACAACTCCCGGCAGCACTCCGGGATCAACTCCCGCAGCCACTCCCGTCGCTGTCAGCACCCCCGGAGACCCAAATACTGTCAAAATAGTCTCCATGCTCCCCATGACAGGCAGCGCCTTGGGTCAAGCTCAAACAATGGTCAACGGCATCAAACAAGCACTCGCCGAAACCGACTCCAAAGCTTGCGACGGTAAAATCAAAATCGAATACGAAGTTCTTGATGACGCCACCGCCGCCGCCGGCAAATGGGACCCGTCCCAAGTAACATCCAACTCTAACAAAGTGGCCGCTGACGGTTCGGTAGTTGCTGCCATCGGTCACTATAACTCCGGTGCAGCAAAACTTTCGATTCCCGTGCTCAACCAAGCTAACGTTGTGATGATCAGTCCGGCGAACACTTATCCGGGACTGACTAAACCGGGAAAAGGTGAACCGAAAGAACCCAACGTTTATTATCCCGCAGGTACTCGCAATTTTACCCGGGTTGTGCCTGCTGACGACCTTCAAGGTTCTGTCGCCGGTAACTGGGCGAAATCTTTAGGCGTGCAAAAAGTCTTCATTTTGGACGACCAAGAACTTTACGGTAAAGGTATTGCTGACGTTTTTGAAGCAACTGCTAAAAAGTTGGGCATTCAAGTCCTCGGCCGGGAGGGGATTGATATCAAAGCTAGCGACTACAAGGCGCTAATGAATAAGATCAAAGCTTTAAATCCAGACATGATTTACTTCGGTGGCACTACTCAGAGCAACGCCGGACAAATAATTAAAGACATGAGAAATGTCGGGATGACTGCTGAGGCGGTTAAGTTGATGGGCCCCGACGGCATTAAGGAGCAAGCTTTAATTGATGCTGGAGGCAAAGATGCTGAGGGTGTTTATGCTACTTTTGGTGGCTTGCCTCCTAAAGAATTGACTGGTGAGGGCGCCAAGTGGTACGAAAGTTACAAGGCAAAATATAATGCTGAACCGGAAGCTTATGCAGCTTATGCTTATGAATCTGCTAAAGTGGCGATCGCAGCAATTAATAAAGTCTGCAAAAACGATCGGGCTGCGATCCGCGATGCTGTCTTGGCAACTAAGGATTTTAACGGGGTACTTGGCAATTGGAGTTTTGACGCTAACGGCGACACGAGCTTGGCTGTAATGTCAGGAAATGTTGTTAAAGGCGGCAAGTGGGAGTTTGTGAGCGCCCTGAAGGCGGAATAA
- a CDS encoding ABC transporter ATP-binding protein, whose protein sequence is MSLLEAQQLTMRFGGLTAVNQVSLSLEKGSIASLIGPNGAGKTTFFNMLTGIYKPSAGNLLLENKNITGLPPDRLTSFGIARTFQNIRLFNNMTVLDNILVGRHSRMKTGLLGAILRPPTAIAEEREAKIKALNMLDFVGLGVKKAPELAKNLSYGDQRRLEIARALASDPKVLLLDEPTAGMNPNETADLTRFIYRIRDELELSILLIEHDMKVVMGISDRVSVMEYGTKIAEGTPAEVRANPRVIEAYLGKEEDANG, encoded by the coding sequence ATGTCACTATTAGAAGCACAACAACTTACAATGAGATTCGGCGGTTTGACTGCGGTCAACCAAGTTAGTTTAAGCTTGGAAAAAGGCTCGATCGCCAGTTTGATCGGCCCCAACGGTGCGGGAAAAACTACATTTTTTAATATGTTGACAGGTATCTACAAACCGAGTGCCGGTAACTTGTTGCTAGAAAACAAGAATATCACCGGTTTACCACCCGATCGCCTGACAAGTTTCGGGATTGCTAGAACCTTTCAAAATATCCGCTTGTTTAACAACATGACTGTGCTGGATAATATTTTGGTAGGCAGACACAGCAGAATGAAGACAGGTTTGTTGGGTGCAATCCTCCGCCCTCCGACTGCGATCGCCGAGGAACGGGAAGCTAAAATAAAAGCCCTGAATATGCTGGATTTTGTCGGTTTAGGCGTGAAGAAAGCGCCGGAGTTGGCAAAAAACCTTTCCTACGGCGACCAGCGCAGATTGGAAATTGCCAGGGCTTTGGCTTCCGATCCGAAAGTGCTGCTGTTAGACGAACCGACGGCGGGGATGAACCCGAATGAAACGGCTGATTTAACTCGGTTTATTTACCGGATTCGCGATGAGTTGGAGTTGAGCATTTTGCTGATTGAACACGATATGAAGGTGGTGATGGGAATTAGCGATCGCGTGAGTGTGATGGAATACGGTACTAAAATTGCTGAGGGAACTCCCGCAGAAGTTCGCGCAAATCCTCGCGTGATTGAGGCATATTTGGGAAAAGAAGAAGATGCTAACGGGTAA
- a CDS encoding Uma2 family endonuclease has translation MVQAAQKTITLDEFLQLPETKPASEYINGAILEKPMPKGKHSTIQGELITTVNAVGKPQRIAWAFPELRCTFGGRSIIPDVAIFVWNRIPLDADGEIADTFNAHPDWTIEILSPGQSQTKVINNILHCLNAGCQMGWLLDPDEKNILAYPAGQQPIALQEPTDILPIPEFMGEMQLTLGEVFGWLKPGNI, from the coding sequence ATGGTACAAGCTGCTCAAAAAACTATCACCCTGGACGAGTTTTTGCAACTCCCAGAAACCAAACCCGCTAGCGAATACATCAACGGTGCTATTTTAGAAAAACCTATGCCAAAAGGAAAACACAGCACAATTCAGGGAGAACTCATCACGACGGTTAATGCAGTGGGCAAACCTCAGCGGATTGCTTGGGCATTTCCAGAACTTCGCTGCACCTTTGGCGGACGTTCTATTATTCCCGATGTCGCTATTTTTGTGTGGAATCGCATTCCCCTAGATGCTGACGGCGAAATTGCCGATACATTTAATGCTCACCCAGATTGGACAATAGAAATTTTGTCCCCTGGCCAAAGCCAAACCAAAGTTATAAACAATATTTTGCACTGTTTGAATGCAGGTTGTCAGATGGGTTGGTTGCTCGATCCTGATGAAAAAAACATTTTAGCTTATCCCGCAGGGCAGCAGCCGATCGCACTGCAAGAACCGACAGATATACTTCCAATTCCCGAATTTATGGGGGAAATGCAGTTGACTTTGGGCGAAGTTTTTGGCTGGTTGAAACCAGGGAATATCTAA
- a CDS encoding branched-chain amino acid ABC transporter permease, with the protein MSNKIIQAIKSSGILGAIAFLTVILFGGWSGTVIGWLMGTAAGFMSCQNQKVQSPIMGATVGSLAGLGLGVWLLVASVLEGVLVRPFSGQSAVDLPTTLLYGICSLTIALLTATLMGALQGLPQERQRQATLVTLAFILILFPFIDLQAKTGWIATVVQIQIFIMLALGLNITVGFAGLLDLGYAAFFAIGAYTTALLSSGQINIAWNFWVVLPIAAAVAGIAGVILGIPTLRLKGDYLAIVTLGFGEIIPVVFRNLTAIRIDEPISKIVASVLGKPELVLCLVGCDRPFNLTGGEAGINPIGRPSLPIIGTFSTGNYFPWYYLILLLVVFAYFMISRLRDSRLGRAWNAMREDELAASAMGINLVKTKLSAFAMGATFSGFAGAFYAAYISAIFPSVFDFSVSVIILCMVILGGLGNMTGVILGGIIIMSADRLYLPQLAQVLKGFLNTFVLPRIAIPQLADFLATSLDPIQLRLFLFGLTLVVMMIVRPEGLIPDKIHQAELHSDSETNNESLADARSQ; encoded by the coding sequence ATGTCAAACAAAATAATCCAAGCAATTAAATCGAGCGGTATATTAGGGGCGATCGCCTTTTTGACTGTTATACTATTCGGCGGTTGGAGTGGCACCGTGATCGGGTGGCTGATGGGCACGGCTGCGGGCTTCATGAGTTGTCAAAATCAGAAGGTGCAAAGCCCGATAATGGGTGCGACTGTCGGCAGTTTGGCGGGTTTGGGATTGGGCGTTTGGCTGTTGGTTGCTAGCGTGCTGGAAGGGGTTTTAGTTCGACCTTTTTCGGGTCAATCTGCTGTGGATTTGCCGACTACTCTACTGTACGGAATTTGCAGTTTGACGATCGCACTTTTGACAGCTACATTAATGGGCGCTTTGCAAGGTTTGCCGCAAGAACGCCAGCGGCAAGCAACTCTGGTAACATTAGCTTTTATCTTAATTCTGTTTCCGTTTATCGATCTTCAGGCTAAGACCGGCTGGATTGCTACGGTAGTACAGATTCAAATCTTTATTATGCTGGCCCTGGGTTTGAATATTACTGTGGGTTTTGCGGGTTTGTTGGATTTGGGATATGCGGCGTTTTTTGCGATCGGCGCTTACACGACGGCTTTGCTATCTTCCGGGCAGATAAATATTGCTTGGAATTTTTGGGTGGTTTTGCCGATCGCCGCGGCTGTAGCTGGAATTGCGGGCGTGATCTTGGGCATTCCGACACTGCGCCTCAAGGGCGATTATTTAGCAATTGTTACCCTCGGTTTTGGCGAAATTATCCCGGTGGTATTTCGGAATTTAACCGCGATTCGGATCGACGAACCAATCTCGAAGATTGTCGCTTCTGTTTTGGGTAAGCCAGAATTGGTGCTGTGTCTCGTTGGGTGCGATCGACCTTTTAACCTCACCGGCGGCGAAGCGGGCATAAACCCGATCGGGCGTCCATCTCTCCCCATCATCGGCACATTCAGCACCGGTAACTACTTTCCCTGGTACTACCTAATTTTACTGCTCGTTGTCTTCGCCTACTTCATGATTTCGCGGCTGCGAGATTCCCGCTTGGGACGGGCCTGGAATGCCATGCGCGAAGACGAATTAGCGGCGAGTGCGATGGGCATTAACCTGGTCAAAACCAAACTTTCGGCTTTTGCAATGGGAGCGACGTTTTCCGGCTTTGCGGGCGCATTTTACGCCGCGTACATCAGCGCAATTTTCCCCAGCGTCTTCGACTTCTCCGTCTCGGTGATCATCCTGTGTATGGTGATTTTAGGCGGGTTGGGCAACATGACAGGCGTAATTTTGGGCGGTATCATTATCATGTCTGCCGATCGGCTTTATCTACCCCAACTAGCACAAGTCCTCAAAGGTTTTCTGAACACCTTTGTACTTCCCAGAATTGCCATTCCCCAGTTAGCCGACTTTTTAGCAACCAGTTTAGACCCTATTCAACTGCGCTTATTTCTATTCGGTTTAACCCTAGTTGTCATGATGATCGTGCGGCCAGAAGGGCTGATTCCGGATAAGATTCACCAAGCAGAACTTCATTCAGATAGTGAAACAAACAATGAGTCTTTAGCTGATGCCAGAAGTCAATAG
- a CDS encoding branched-chain amino acid ABC transporter permease, translating to MKNWKSILLYIGVAYIVLLLGPIAGFDLPKIIGEIASSPEVLIQQLLVGLVNGALIAIIALGYTMVYGIIELINFAHGDLYMLGAFASLTVFGAFGIQDGAPLAVAIPVMLVALVVCSLFCAGLNIVVEKYAYRPLRNAPRLAPLISAIGVSFIFQNMGLFWGGLKAFIPVMGSNSAAPKSFPDLLPRVNILKVLGIQTSIVFTTKDLIVLVVALVLMVLLHVFVQYTRLGKAMRATAQSRDAAKIMGINVDQIIALTFLIGGALAGSAGILVGLYNNTIVFTMGFTAGLRAFTAAVLGGIGNIVGAMLGGVLIGVLSSLSDQYLSSRWTNAWVFGVLVVILAFRPGGLLGENVQEKV from the coding sequence ATGAAAAACTGGAAAAGTATTCTCTTATATATAGGTGTAGCGTACATAGTTTTGTTGTTAGGGCCGATCGCCGGATTTGACTTGCCCAAAATTATTGGGGAAATAGCTAGCAGTCCTGAGGTTTTAATCCAACAATTATTAGTAGGCTTGGTCAATGGGGCGCTGATTGCGATTATTGCTTTAGGTTATACGATGGTTTACGGCATTATTGAGTTAATCAATTTTGCTCACGGCGATTTGTATATGTTGGGTGCTTTTGCTTCGCTGACAGTGTTTGGAGCTTTTGGGATTCAAGACGGCGCACCTTTAGCTGTTGCGATACCGGTGATGTTAGTCGCTTTGGTTGTATGTTCGCTGTTTTGTGCTGGACTGAATATTGTTGTCGAAAAGTATGCTTATCGGCCGTTGCGCAATGCTCCTCGCTTGGCTCCGTTAATTTCGGCGATCGGGGTTTCGTTTATATTCCAAAATATGGGATTATTTTGGGGAGGATTGAAAGCTTTTATTCCGGTGATGGGTTCTAATTCGGCTGCTCCGAAAAGCTTCCCCGATTTGTTGCCGCGAGTTAATATTCTCAAAGTTTTGGGAATTCAAACAAGTATTGTGTTTACCACTAAGGATTTAATTGTGTTGGTGGTGGCTTTGGTATTGATGGTTTTGCTTCATGTGTTTGTGCAGTACACTCGTCTGGGAAAGGCGATGCGGGCAACTGCTCAAAGTCGCGATGCTGCTAAAATCATGGGAATTAATGTCGATCAGATTATTGCTCTAACTTTTTTGATCGGGGGAGCTTTGGCTGGTTCGGCTGGAATTCTGGTTGGTTTGTATAACAATACTATTGTTTTTACGATGGGTTTTACGGCAGGATTGAGGGCTTTTACGGCGGCGGTTTTGGGTGGAATTGGCAATATTGTCGGGGCGATGTTAGGAGGAGTTTTGATTGGGGTGCTTTCGTCTTTGAGCGATCAGTATTTGTCGAGCCGCTGGACTAATGCTTGGGTGTTTGGGGTTTTGGTGGTTATTTTGGCTTTTCGTCCTGGCGGTTTGTTGGGTGAGAATGTTCAGGAGAAGGTTTGA
- a CDS encoding ABC transporter ATP-binding protein, whose amino-acid sequence MLEIKDIHTYYGNIHALKGVSLTVSQGEVVTLIGSNGAGKTTTLRTIQGLLRPRSGTVLFEGKPLESLSTEAIVRLGISQSPEGRLIFPRMTVQENLEMGAYLRNDTLGIKSDMEKALNLFPRLRERISQKGGTLSGGEQQMLAIARALMSRPRLLLLDEPSMGLAPMLVSQIFAIVRDINAQGTTILLVEQNARMALSVAHRGYVIQTGEVVVAGSASDLQSNETVRKAYLGES is encoded by the coding sequence ATGTTGGAAATCAAAGACATTCACACGTACTACGGAAATATCCACGCTCTCAAAGGAGTATCGCTCACAGTCTCGCAGGGAGAAGTTGTGACATTAATTGGTAGCAACGGGGCGGGGAAGACTACCACTCTCCGCACGATTCAAGGATTGCTGCGCCCACGCAGCGGCACTGTATTATTTGAGGGTAAGCCTTTGGAATCGCTGTCTACAGAGGCGATCGTCCGTTTGGGCATTTCTCAAAGCCCAGAAGGGCGGCTGATTTTTCCGCGCATGACTGTACAAGAAAACCTGGAAATGGGTGCTTATCTGCGTAACGATACTCTCGGTATCAAGTCGGATATGGAAAAAGCTTTAAATTTATTCCCACGTTTGCGAGAAAGAATTAGTCAAAAAGGGGGAACTCTCAGCGGGGGGGAACAGCAAATGTTGGCGATCGCCCGCGCTTTGATGTCGCGCCCCCGTTTGCTGTTATTGGACGAGCCGAGTATGGGCTTGGCGCCGATGCTAGTGAGTCAAATTTTTGCGATCGTCCGCGATATTAATGCTCAAGGAACAACTATTTTACTGGTGGAACAAAACGCCCGCATGGCTTTAAGTGTAGCCCACCGCGGCTATGTGATCCAAACTGGTGAGGTTGTAGTCGCCGGTAGTGCTAGCGATTTGCAGTCAAATGAAACTGTTCGCAAAGCATATTTAGGTGAGAGTTAA
- a CDS encoding class I SAM-dependent methyltransferase — protein sequence MPEVNSKDETLAMSNVTGTAFIVAEFRAEENEETAPLYTDNIVKIWLNDETKEIATKIAKNSPAAKEMVKLRTKYFDDVLSNQILGGCKQVVILGSGLDTRAARINGEKATYFEIDDSTTLELKAKTLKAYNVNANVRYIPGDYVKDGLISLLKQSEFNLELPTYFLWEGNTTLIAKKDVIFVLEQIRDNVNDFRLSFDYMSEQVILRTTGYQDINDYIDKYESMYTPWITGFEKIATLADELNLKLIENFSTADLHAQYRPGRTLQSNLFKFYFVCTLENAVGCVNPEI from the coding sequence ATGCCAGAAGTCAATAGTAAGGATGAAACATTAGCCATGAGCAATGTCACTGGTACTGCTTTTATAGTTGCGGAATTTAGAGCCGAAGAAAATGAAGAAACAGCCCCGCTTTACACTGATAATATAGTAAAAATATGGCTGAATGATGAAACAAAAGAAATAGCTACAAAAATAGCTAAGAACTCTCCCGCGGCCAAAGAAATGGTTAAGCTGCGGACTAAATATTTTGATGACGTTTTGTCAAATCAAATTTTAGGAGGTTGTAAGCAAGTAGTTATTTTAGGCTCGGGCTTGGATACTCGCGCTGCGAGAATTAATGGAGAAAAAGCAACTTATTTTGAAATAGACGATAGCACTACACTGGAATTAAAAGCCAAAACTCTCAAAGCTTACAATGTCAATGCAAATGTGCGCTACATTCCCGGCGATTACGTAAAAGACGGTTTAATATCCTTGCTGAAACAGAGCGAATTTAATTTAGAGCTACCGACATATTTTTTGTGGGAAGGCAACACTACTTTGATTGCTAAAAAAGATGTAATATTTGTGTTAGAACAAATTCGCGACAATGTTAATGATTTTCGATTGTCTTTTGATTATATGTCGGAGCAGGTGATTTTGAGAACCACTGGCTACCAAGATATCAATGATTACATAGATAAATACGAAAGTATGTATACACCGTGGATTACTGGGTTTGAAAAGATTGCCACTTTAGCTGACGAACTCAATCTCAAACTTATTGAGAACTTCTCCACGGCAGATTTGCACGCACAATATCGTCCTGGCCGTACCCTGCAATCTAATCTGTTTAAGTTCTATTTTGTGTGTACATTAGAGAATGCAGTAGGGTGCGTCAATCCAGAGATTTGA
- a CDS encoding PEP-CTERM sorting domain-containing protein yields the protein MQFNHSTGAIAFLLVTPLVTGLTVGIAPSNAATIAGSTAQVIINNFSHRPTETDTSTDINTATIANDGVVISQANADAAFISNCHELLAKNLSKSEVAGSGSNYAGLAQSQASVIGDFEIDAKETFSFAVKTDLNLFSSVDNRQSERASARGSIFFGLIDTVTNILLDSVQITSSLDSSDGFTRNVYSSSKNFDFSAIKLTLRPPYQQANTIESLFFTSWRYSRTFESATSLRLVEIKNNLAEVQAEARAEAVPEPSTILGTTMFLALLVRARKLKNKLSEAPLKV from the coding sequence ATGCAATTCAATCACAGCACCGGAGCAATCGCATTTTTATTAGTAACTCCTTTAGTAACTGGCTTGACTGTAGGTATAGCGCCCAGCAATGCTGCCACAATAGCAGGTTCTACCGCACAAGTAATCATTAACAACTTCAGTCACAGACCCACAGAGACAGATACATCTACTGACATTAACACTGCTACAATAGCTAACGACGGTGTTGTGATTAGCCAAGCCAACGCTGATGCAGCTTTTATATCTAACTGTCACGAATTGCTGGCAAAAAATCTCTCCAAGAGTGAAGTCGCAGGTAGCGGCAGCAACTATGCAGGTTTAGCCCAAAGCCAAGCCTCAGTGATCGGCGACTTCGAGATTGACGCCAAAGAAACTTTTTCCTTCGCTGTTAAGACAGATTTAAATCTTTTCTCATCAGTTGACAACCGCCAATCGGAACGCGCCAGCGCCAGGGGAAGTATATTTTTTGGATTGATTGACACTGTTACCAACATTTTGTTAGATTCTGTCCAAATAACCAGCAGTTTAGACTCTTCTGATGGCTTCACTCGCAACGTATACAGCAGCAGCAAAAACTTCGATTTCAGCGCAATTAAGTTAACTTTGAGGCCACCTTATCAACAAGCAAACACAATAGAAAGCCTCTTCTTTACTTCTTGGAGATATTCGCGAACATTCGAGAGCGCCACTAGCTTGAGATTAGTAGAAATTAAGAACAATCTCGCAGAAGTACAAGCAGAAGCACGAGCAGAAGCAGTTCCCGAACCCAGCACAATATTAGGTACTACAATGTTTTTAGCATTGTTAGTCAGGGCGCGAAAACTCAAGAATAAATTGTCTGAGGCCCCATTAAAAGTTTAG